ACCGTTAATCACATTAACAAAAATCATAATTATAAATTCCATTAAATTAACAAAAGAGTTCTAACTCCTTTAAAGTTAATCTTTCTCCATGTCTGACTTTTTCCCTCAACATAAGCATCCAATTGTCTATCTCACCTAATCTCCTTGAAACTTCCTTTTCCTCCTCTGTTGTTTCAATAACTTCCTTCATTCCACCATTTTTCATAACTACCCTTCTATCCGTTATTAACGCCAAAACTGGGTCATGAGTAATAACTAAAACAATCTTCCCATGTCCAGCCAATAACTCCAATGCCTCATGCTTCTTAATTCCAGCGTTTTCAATCTCATCTATCAATACAATTGGGGAATCACTTATAACCGCAATATCTGCAACCATCAAACTCCTTGACTGTCCTCCACTCAATATTGTAAGAGGGCAATCCTTATCAATTGGCTCTCCAGTCAACTTATTAGCTAATTTTATAACTTTATCAACAATCCCATCTTTTTCAATACCCCTACTCTTTGCATGCATAAGCAAAAACTCCTCAACAGTCATATCTGCCAAAAAATGCATGTTTTGTGAAAGTTGGGCAATTCTCCTCTTTCTTGGATCTCTCCTCATCTCTACTGGAGGCACTTCTCCATTCACCAAGATTCTTCTTTTTGATATGGTATCTCCCTGTGCTAACTGCTCAATATCACTTATTAAATTTGATTTTCCACTACCTGTTGGTCCAACAACCCCTAAAATCTCTCCTTTTTTTATTGTTAGCTCCCTAACTCTTTCTGGATTACCAAACTTATCATACCCACCCAAAATAGTAATTTCCTTTATATCCATGTGTATCCCATCATTTTTCTTTCTTTTAATTAAATGAAATCAAAAAATCAAAATAATAATTTTTAATTAACATTCAAAACTTCAAACTCCTTAAACCTTCCCAAACGTATCCCCTCTCAACCCTCTCCTTAATGTTTCAAGAGATATGACTTCATCATACGCTATGTTTCCTAAATTGACACCACTTCCAAATTTTAAGATAAATTCTACCTGCTGATTCTTGTTTGGAGCCTCAAAAATTACCTTTTTGATATCAACATTCTTAGCCAGTATCTCCAATTCATCCTTCTTGACATTCCCTTTTTCATCAAACAAACCTATACATTTCCCGCTTTCTCTTCCCTCAATAATTACATAATCGGCTCCACATTCCAAATCAAAGTTTATCAACTTTATCCTATCTTCTATCGTCAATTCCCTATCTTTCTCAACACTCTTTTTTCCTACTTCAGTAAGCACTATAAAGCCCTCATCCTTTGCTCTTTTTATTGCATATTTTCTATCTTCCAAACTAAAATCCATAGAACCATTAGAAATCTCTACCCCATCAAATCCCAAATCTTTGCACTCCTCCAAAAATTCATCAAACATACCCTTTGAAAACGCCGCCTCAAACAATGTTCCTCCAGGATATGTTTTTATGCCATATTCCTTGTAGATGCTTATTTTTTCTTTAACAACATCCCTATCTTGCACTGCACTTGTTCCCCAACCAAATTTAACAAAATCTATGTGTTTTCCACAAACTCTTAGATAATCTCTAATAAAATTCGGAGATAATCCCTTATCCAAAACCATAGTTATGCCTTCATCTCTCTCCTTACTTAAAAATGAAAACGCATTCATATTATCACTTTCATAAATTTGTTTTTTCTTATAGTAAAAATTTTTATGATTTTTTTATATTATAAGAATAATCTAAATTACTATTAGAAAAAGTTATATTTATATGTTGCGATATGATTTCAATATGACAGACATAATACAAAAATAAAAATAATAATTAAAAATTAAAAATAACAATAAAACAAAATAAAAACAAAATAATAAGAGAAACAAGAAACAAATAGACAATAAACAATAAAAATCAGGAGTGATTCTAATGAAAATAACGAGAATGCATGGTGCTGGTGGAAAAGTCATGCAAGATTTAATCAAAGAGGTTATTTTAAGCAATTTAGAAAAGACCTCAGTAAATGGTGGAATTGGGCTGGAGTGTTTAGATGACGCCTCAACAATACCAATTGGGGATAAGGAGATTGTTTTTACTGTTGATGGTCACACCGTTAAGCCAATATTTTTCCCTGGTGGAGATATCGGAAGGTTGGCGGTTTGTGGAACAGTAAATGATTTAGCAGTTATGGGAGCAAAGCCACTTGCTTTGTCCTTATCATTAATATTGCCTGAGGGGTTTGAGATTGAAAAACTTGATAAAATAATGAAATCAATAAACGAAGCATGTAAAGAGGCAGACGTAGCAGTAATAACAGGCGACACAAAGATTTCTAATGTTGATGATATCATCATCTCTTCCGCTGGAATAGGGATAGTTGATAAGGGGAAAGCCATTAGAGATAGTGGCATGAAAGATGGAGATGCAATTATCGTCTCTGGGAATATTGGAGAGCATGGGCTGGCAATTTTATTATCAAGGGAAAGATTTGAATTTGATGCAGACATAAAATCAGACGTGGCCCCACTAAACAAGATGATTGAAATGGTCTTAAATGAGGGGATAGAAGTTCATGCAATGAAAGACCCTACAAGGGGAGGATTGGCAAATGCATTAAATGAGATGGCAGAGAAAAGCGGATTGGGAATAGATATATATGAAGATAAAATCCCAATTAGTGAAGAAGTCCAATCTATGGCAGATATCCTTGGAATAGATCCCTTAACAGTTGCAAATGAAGGAAAGGTTGTTATGGCAGTTAAAAGAGAAGATGCCAAAAGATGCTTGGAGATCTTAAGAAAGCATCCACTTGGAAAAAATGCAGAAATTATTGGTTACGCCACAAAAGAACACAAAGGCGTCATAATGGAGACAATCGTTGGGAAAAGGATAATCGATACCCCTATTGGCGATCCTATCCCAAGAGTTTGTTAAATTAAATTTTGGTTGATATTATGAAAATCATTGGCAAAATAGGAAAAGGAAAAAAAGAAGTTGAAGAAAAAGATGTTATAAAACCAATTTTGTTAAAGGAAGTTGCAAGAAAAGCAGATATTGCAGAAGGAGAGAGGGCTGTTGAAGATATTTTGAGATGTATATACAGAAACCAGCCCATATCCACCAAAAAAATTGGGCAGTATGTTAAATTACCACTACCCATTGTTGCAAAAGTTAGGACATTATTGGAAAGGGCTAAAATACTTGATAGAGAAGAAAAAGGGGCAGTATTAACAGAAATTGGTAAAGAGTTCGTTGAGAAAGAATTAAAATTAAAAATGAAGCATGATTTAACGTGTCCATTGTGCAATGGCAAAGGTATCGTTTTGGATGAGATGTTTGAAGAGATACTGAAAAAACAAAAAGAATATGCAAAGAAAAGACCAATAGCAAATACAACAATTGACCAATCTTATGCTACACCAGAGACTGCCATTTATAGAGCTGCATTAATGGCACAAAGAGGGGATTTGGAAGGAAAAAGAGTTTTGTTCGTAGGAGACGATGATTTAACATCAATCCCAACGGCATTAACTAATTTGTGTGAAGAAGTTGTTGTTGTAGATATTGATGAGAGGTTGCTAAAGTTAATTGATGATGTTTCAAAAAAGGAGAATCTAAACATAAAAACGATAAAACATGATTTAAGAAATCCACTTCCAGAAAAATTAAAAAATAAATTTGATGTAATTTTTACCGATCCACCTTACACATTAAATGGCATGAAATTGTTTCTTTCAAGAGGAATTGAAGGTTTAGGGGATGAGGGGGTTGCATATTTAGCATTTTCCCATAAACCAATTGATGAGTGGATTGAAGTTCAAAAAACCTTATCTGAAATGGGATTTGTTATCTATGAGCTAATTCCTGGATTCAATTTGTATGAAGGTAGCGAAATCATTGGGAACACTACATTCTTAGCGAGATTAATTGGAAAAAATCTAAAGCCAATCATTGGAGATACTGAAAAAATCTATACTGGAGAAGTTAAACCAACCTTAAGATACTATAAATGTTTAAAATGTGGAAAGATTCATGAAGTTGGTGATAAAATAAAACGAGTTGAAGATTTAATCTGCGAATGTGGAGGACAAAAATTTTCTATGGTCAAGAGAAAGAAAATTAAGAACTAAAATTAAACACATATATAATTTTGATCATTTTATTCTTTTTATGATTTTTTGTATGTTGCAACATAAATCAATTAATCCAAATTAATTAATATTTATTAGTAAAAATTAAGAGCCGGGGGTGGGATTCGAACCCACGTAAAGCGGATCTGCAGTCCGCTGCCTAGCCACTAGACTACCCCGGCAATGTGGGCATAGGTATGATTAACACTACCCCTATATAAACTTTTTGGTTTTTATTTATAAATGTAAATATTCAAATTATTTTAATTATTCAAAAAATATACACATATCTACTTATAGGATTCACATAGGTATTTAACTACAAGGGGTCTGTCCATCATGAGAATTTAGGAGTAAATGTGAATAAAAGTGCTTCCGCTTAAATTAACCCTCACGATGGACTTGGGTGACATTGGTCTCAACTCTCCTCTGGGTTCATTGGAGAGTAAATCATCGACCTCCACCCCAGTCACGGACATAAAAACCTAACGGTTTTTAAGTTCCCGTCGCTTCGCTCCGGGAGAACCCCAACTCCGCCAAATGGTTTTGCCAATAACCCCTGACCCTTCTTGGGACCCCATTTTACTCCCGCATCTGGGCAGGAGTATAAAAACAAACTCCCAACCGAAATCGTACTGACTTACAAGATTAAACAATTAGCAGTTATACATTATTATTGTATATATAGTTTTCTAATACATTATTGATCACTAGTAATCACAAATACACATATAAAACACAACAGTTTCAAACGGCTCATCTTCAGGTAAAAATTTTTAAGATTAAAGTCATAATTTTAAATAAAATTAAATTTCATAAAAATTACGTAATTTATACTACAAATGAGTATTAACTAAGTATTCAAAAAAATTTCAAAAAATTATTTTTACTCTAATTCCCACCACATATTTAAATATTTATGAATGTTAATTGATTTTTTATCTTTTTAATGGTATTGCTTTTTAATAATAAAGTTAAAGAATAACATTAAGTAATAATATTTTAGCCTTTACTTCATATTTTTGAATATTTAGCATGAATTAACCTCATCACCTTCTTAATCATTGTAAAGCAATTAAAAAACACAAAACCCATAACATTTAAAGAATTTTGATATAACTACATATTTATATGTTTGATGGGAACTACGGTTTCTAAATATTTTTGTGCCGGGACTATATTTTCCATAGTTAAATCATAAACAATCCAAAATATTTTTAGACAACTTATAGTTGACAAGGGAGAAGCTATTAGAGATAGGATTAAACAATACCGAAAAGGATATATATTCCTTCAATAATATTGGGGACATATACGAAACACGGAGAACGGGAAAATCGGTAGGCCATGGGATCTAAATATATAAATTCATTATGTTGAGCAATCGAAACATATTTATATCGCATAATGTAAAATAAAGTATGGCTTTTTTGAGCAGAGGTAGCCTAGCCCGGCCAAGGCGTGGGACTGGAGATCCCATGGGGCTCTGCCCCGCGGGGGTTCAAATCCCCCCCTCTGCGCCACTGATTTTCCCGTTCTTTTTAAATATTTCAACACAAGATTTATTTTTATAAACACGATTATTCTTTGGAGGTGCAACATTGACCCAAGAACAAACAGATTTTAAATATTTAATTAGAATATCCAGAACAGATGTAGATGGTAAAAAGCCATTAGTTCGTGCTTTGCAGGAAATATATGGTATTGGAGAAGCTATGGCTAAAGCTATTGTTAGAGTAGCAAAATTAGACGAAAAAAAATTAGCTGGTTACTTAACAGATGAAGAAGTTAAAAAGATTGAAGAAATTCTCAGTGATCCTGCAAAATTCGGAATTCCATCATGGATGTTTAACAGAAGAAAAGATTACCACACTGGAGAAGATAAACACGTAATTGAAGCAGACTTAACCATAGCTATACAAGAAGATATCAACAGATTGAAGAAGATCAGATGTTACAGAGGTATCAGACACGAATTAGGATTACCATGTAGAGGACAAAGAACAAGAAGTACATTCAGAAGAGGTCAGACCGTTGGAGTCTCCAGAAGGAAGAAATAATCTTCATCCATTAATTTCTAAAAAATTAAATTTTGAAACATCTCTTAATTTTTTAATGGTATATGCATAAGTACTTAAACAAACTCATAGAATTAAACACGGCGCAAACACCCGCAACATTAAGCAACATTAAAAACGTCAAATAGAAGGTGAAACCAATGGGAGATCCAAAAAAACCAAGAAAAAAATATGACACCCCAAACCATCCTTGGATCAAAGAGAGAATTGAAAGAGAACATGAATTATGTAGAAAATATGGATTAGTTAATAAAAGAGAAGTTTGGAAGGCTGAAACAAAATTAAGAAACTACAGAAGACAGGCAAGAAGATTAATTAGCGACACAACAAAACAAGGTGCTAGAGAAGCACAACAATTATTTAATGTATTAAAAAGATACGGTATTCTCAAAAAAGAAAACCCAACATTGGATGACGTCCTTGCATTAACAATTGAAGATATCTTAGAAAGAAGATTACAAACAATTGTATTTAGAAAAGGTTTGGCAAGAACAATAAAACAAGCAAGACAATTAATTGTCCACGGGCACATTGCTGTAAATGGTAGAAAAGTTACAGCTCCAAGTTACATGGTTACAGTAGATGAGGAAGACACCATTGACTACGCACCAAACTCACCATTTGCTTCTAAGGATCATCCTGAAAGAGTAAAAATTATGAGTGTTGAAGCTAAAGAAGGAGAAGAAAGTCAAGAGCAAGTTTCTCAAACTACTCAATAATTAATATTTTAATTTTTTAAAATTATTAATAATAATTATTGATAATATAATTATGTTAATTTTGAATTTAGTAAAAAAATAGAATTCAAGGTGATTATTAATGGCTGAAAAAGTCGAAAGGTGGGGAGTTGTCCACATATATGCGTCATACAACAACACAATAATCCACGTCACCGATATCACTGGAGCAGAAACAATTGCGAGAATTTCTGGTGGTATGATAGTAAAAAACCAAAGAGATGAGGCTTCACCTTACGCAGCAATGCAGGCTGCATTTAAAATTGCAGAAATTCTCAAAGAGAGAGGTATTGAAGCAGTTCATGTAAAAGTTAGAGCTCCAGGTGGACACAAATCAAGAACACCAGGTCCTGGAGCACAAGCTGCTATTAGGGCATTGGCAAGGGCAGGAATTAGAATTGGAAGAATTGAGGACGTTACACCAATTCCACACGACGGTACAACACCAAAAAAGAGTAGGAGGTAAATTACATACTTAATTTCTTTCGTCCTGTTTGAGGTGATGTAGTTTGATTACTATTAAAGAAAAAGAAAAAACCAGAATAGGGGAAATTTTTAAATTCACATTAAAAGCCCCTATATCATTCTCAAATGCCATAAGAAGAATTATGATTTCTGAAGTTCCAACTTACGCCATTGAAAATGTTTATGTTCATGAAAATACATCATCCATGCATGATGAAATCTTAGCTCATAGGTTGGGATTAATACCAATCAAAGGAAAACCTATTAGTGAAGATGAAGTTATAACCTTTACTTTAGTTAAAGAGGGGCCTTGCACAGTTTATTCATCTGATTTAAAATCTGAAAATGGAGAAGTAGCATTTAAAAACATACCTATAATAAAATTAAAAGAGGGGCAAAGAATAGAACTTGTATGTGAGGCAACTGTTGGTATTGGAAAAGTCCATGCCAAATGGCAGCCTTGTAATGCCACATACAAACAAATTGATGACGATGAAGTTGAATTTTTAGTTGAATCTTTTGGTAATATGGATCCAGAGGATATATTAAAGACGGCTGTTGAAATATTGAAAAATAAGGCAGAGACATTTTTATCAGAACTTGAAGCATCAGATCTCAAAAATGAAAATTAATTCAAAATTAATATTAATTAAATAAACTTCATTATTCATAATTTTTTATTGTAGCAAAAAAGGAAACACGGTGAGAAAAATGAAAAAAATAAGAGCCACAAACCCAAGACTTGTTGCATTAATACAAAAATTGAAAGAAGAAGCTTACAAAAATAATGCTAAGATTTGGAAAGATATTGCAAGAAGATTAGCAAAACCTGCAAGAAATAGAGCAGAAGTTAACGTTAGCAAAATAAACAGATACACAAAAGAAGGAGATGTTGTTGTAGTTCCTGGTAAAGTTTTAGGGGCTGGAACAATAAACCATAAAGTTACAGTTGCTGCATTTGCATTCTCAAAAACTGCTAAACAAATCATTGAAGCAGCAGGCGGGAGATGCATAACAATTGAAGAATTAGTTAAAGAGAATCCAAAAGGTTCAAATGTAAAAATCATGGCATAATTCACGTTGAATATTTTATTTAATTAACTTTAATTAACTTCAAATAATAATTATTTTTAGTTAACAATAATAAAAACACGTCATAGGTGGAATTATGGTGGTAGTAAATGCAGAAAATGCTGTTGTTGGAAGACTGGCATCATACGTAGCAAAAATGGCACTACAAGGGGAAGAAGTTATTGTTGTCAACGCTGAGAAAGCAATTATCACAGGAAACAGAGAATATATCCTCAAAAAATACTTACAAAAAAGAATGAGAAAGAGTATAACCAACCCAAGAAGAATGGGTCCAAAATATCCAAGAAGACCAGATGACATTGTAAGAAGAATTATTAGAGGAATGCTCCCATACAAAAAACCAAAAGGAAGAGAAGCATTTAAGAGAGTTAAAGTCTATGTTGGGGTTCCAGAGGGAATAACCATTGATGTAAACATGGTTCACAAGCCAAATACAAACAAATATATAACAGTTGGAGAGTTAAGTAAGTGGTTAGGTGCAAAATTCTAATGAGGTGATTAAATGAAAATTGTCCATACAGTTGGTAAAAGAAAAACTGCCATTGCAAGGGCAACAGCAAGACCAGGAAAAGGTAGAATCAGAATAAACAAAGTTCCAATTGAATTAATCGAGCCAAAATACAAAAGAATGAAGTTAATGGAACCTATAATCTTAGCAGGAGAAGAAGTTATAAAACAAATGGATATTGACGTTGTTGTTAAAGGCGGAGGAGTTATGGGACAAATGGATGCTGCAAGAACTGCAATCGGTAAAGCAATTGTTGAATTCACAGGAGACCCAAAAATAAAAGAGAAATTCCTTGCTTATGATAGAACACTCCTTGTCAGCGATGCAAGAAGAACAGAGCCACACAAACCAAGTAGATCAACAAAAGGTCCAAGAGCAAAAAGACAAAAATCCTACAGATAAATTGCCAACATTTATTCTATTATTCCCTTTTGCATTTAATTTCCAATTTGTATAGTGTTATTTTTCAGAGATTAACTATATTATCGGTGATGAATGTGATATTCCCAGTCAGATGTTTTTCTTGTGGAAATGTTATTGCTGAAGTTTATGAAGAATATGTCCAAAGAATACTCAATGGAGAAAGTCCAAAAGATGTTTTAGATGATTTAGGCATCAAAAAATACTGCTGTAGAAGGATGTT
The sequence above is a segment of the Methanotorris igneus Kol 5 genome. Coding sequences within it:
- a CDS encoding bis-aminopropyl spermidine synthase family protein, translating into MKIIGKIGKGKKEVEEKDVIKPILLKEVARKADIAEGERAVEDILRCIYRNQPISTKKIGQYVKLPLPIVAKVRTLLERAKILDREEKGAVLTEIGKEFVEKELKLKMKHDLTCPLCNGKGIVLDEMFEEILKKQKEYAKKRPIANTTIDQSYATPETAIYRAALMAQRGDLEGKRVLFVGDDDLTSIPTALTNLCEEVVVVDIDERLLKLIDDVSKKENLNIKTIKHDLRNPLPEKLKNKFDVIFTDPPYTLNGMKLFLSRGIEGLGDEGVAYLAFSHKPIDEWIEVQKTLSEMGFVIYELIPGFNLYEGSEIIGNTTFLARLIGKNLKPIIGDTEKIYTGEVKPTLRYYKCLKCGKIHEVGDKIKRVEDLICECGGQKFSMVKRKKIKN
- a CDS encoding 30S ribosomal protein S9, producing MKIVHTVGKRKTAIARATARPGKGRIRINKVPIELIEPKYKRMKLMEPIILAGEEVIKQMDIDVVVKGGGVMGQMDAARTAIGKAIVEFTGDPKIKEKFLAYDRTLLVSDARRTEPHKPSRSTKGPRAKRQKSYR
- a CDS encoding 50S ribosomal protein L18e; this encodes MKKIRATNPRLVALIQKLKEEAYKNNAKIWKDIARRLAKPARNRAEVNVSKINRYTKEGDVVVVPGKVLGAGTINHKVTVAAFAFSKTAKQIIEAAGGRCITIEELVKENPKGSNVKIMA
- the comA gene encoding phosphosulfolactate synthase, whose protein sequence is MNAFSFLSKERDEGITMVLDKGLSPNFIRDYLRVCGKHIDFVKFGWGTSAVQDRDVVKEKISIYKEYGIKTYPGGTLFEAAFSKGMFDEFLEECKDLGFDGVEISNGSMDFSLEDRKYAIKRAKDEGFIVLTEVGKKSVEKDRELTIEDRIKLINFDLECGADYVIIEGRESGKCIGLFDEKGNVKKDELEILAKNVDIKKVIFEAPNKNQQVEFILKFGSGVNLGNIAYDEVISLETLRRGLRGDTFGKV
- a CDS encoding 30S ribosomal protein S11: MAEKVERWGVVHIYASYNNTIIHVTDITGAETIARISGGMIVKNQRDEASPYAAMQAAFKIAEILKERGIEAVHVKVRAPGGHKSRTPGPGAQAAIRALARAGIRIGRIEDVTPIPHDGTTPKKSRR
- a CDS encoding 30S ribosomal protein S13 gives rise to the protein MTQEQTDFKYLIRISRTDVDGKKPLVRALQEIYGIGEAMAKAIVRVAKLDEKKLAGYLTDEEVKKIEEILSDPAKFGIPSWMFNRRKDYHTGEDKHVIEADLTIAIQEDINRLKKIRCYRGIRHELGLPCRGQRTRSTFRRGQTVGVSRRKK
- a CDS encoding ATP-binding cassette domain-containing protein, with the translated sequence MDIKEITILGGYDKFGNPERVRELTIKKGEILGVVGPTGSGKSNLISDIEQLAQGDTISKRRILVNGEVPPVEMRRDPRKRRIAQLSQNMHFLADMTVEEFLLMHAKSRGIEKDGIVDKVIKLANKLTGEPIDKDCPLTILSGGQSRSLMVADIAVISDSPIVLIDEIENAGIKKHEALELLAGHGKIVLVITHDPVLALITDRRVVMKNGGMKEVIETTEEEKEVSRRLGEIDNWMLMLREKVRHGERLTLKELELFC
- a CDS encoding DNA-directed RNA polymerase subunit D encodes the protein MITIKEKEKTRIGEIFKFTLKAPISFSNAIRRIMISEVPTYAIENVYVHENTSSMHDEILAHRLGLIPIKGKPISEDEVITFTLVKEGPCTVYSSDLKSENGEVAFKNIPIIKLKEGQRIELVCEATVGIGKVHAKWQPCNATYKQIDDDEVEFLVESFGNMDPEDILKTAVEILKNKAETFLSELEASDLKNEN
- a CDS encoding 30S ribosomal protein S4, which translates into the protein MGDPKKPRKKYDTPNHPWIKERIEREHELCRKYGLVNKREVWKAETKLRNYRRQARRLISDTTKQGAREAQQLFNVLKRYGILKKENPTLDDVLALTIEDILERRLQTIVFRKGLARTIKQARQLIVHGHIAVNGRKVTAPSYMVTVDEEDTIDYAPNSPFASKDHPERVKIMSVEAKEGEESQEQVSQTTQ
- the hypE gene encoding hydrogenase expression/formation protein HypE — translated: MKITRMHGAGGKVMQDLIKEVILSNLEKTSVNGGIGLECLDDASTIPIGDKEIVFTVDGHTVKPIFFPGGDIGRLAVCGTVNDLAVMGAKPLALSLSLILPEGFEIEKLDKIMKSINEACKEADVAVITGDTKISNVDDIIISSAGIGIVDKGKAIRDSGMKDGDAIIVSGNIGEHGLAILLSRERFEFDADIKSDVAPLNKMIEMVLNEGIEVHAMKDPTRGGLANALNEMAEKSGLGIDIYEDKIPISEEVQSMADILGIDPLTVANEGKVVMAVKREDAKRCLEILRKHPLGKNAEIIGYATKEHKGVIMETIVGKRIIDTPIGDPIPRVC
- a CDS encoding DNA-directed RNA polymerase subunit N — translated: MNVIFPVRCFSCGNVIAEVYEEYVQRILNGESPKDVLDDLGIKKYCCRRMFISHRIDEKGRELIDDIMEHDNLL
- a CDS encoding 50S ribosomal protein L13, with the protein product MVVVNAENAVVGRLASYVAKMALQGEEVIVVNAEKAIITGNREYILKKYLQKRMRKSITNPRRMGPKYPRRPDDIVRRIIRGMLPYKKPKGREAFKRVKVYVGVPEGITIDVNMVHKPNTNKYITVGELSKWLGAKF